A single genomic interval of Phocoena sinus isolate mPhoSin1 chromosome 15, mPhoSin1.pri, whole genome shotgun sequence harbors:
- the CD93 gene encoding complement component C1q receptor, whose product MMAGSTGLLLLLLVVQPWAGAAAAQEAVVCAGAACYTAHRVKLSADDAQLRCSKKGGNLATVKSEEEALHVQGALAQLLPPGAPLAERMGRFWIGLQRDKGKCLDSNLPLKGFSWVGGGEDTSYTNWHKEAKNSCTSKRCVSLMLDLSAPALASRLSRWTEGPCGSSRFSGSSIEGFVCKFSFKGMCRPLTLGGPGQVNYTTPFQATSSSLQAVPFASMANVACGDGDESWQHYFLCKEKAPDVFDWDSSGPLCVSPKFSCDFNNGGCQQDCFEGGEGSFRCGCRPGFRLLDDLVTCAPRNPCSSSPCGGGSTCVPGPLGKDFVCHCPPGYRLDSTQQDCVDMDECQGAPCAQECVNALGGFCCECWVGYEPGGPGEGACVDVDECAPSHSPCAQGCTNTDGSFYCSCEEGYVLAREDGTRCVDVDECAGPQGGLCDSLCFNTEGSFRCGCLPGWELSPDGVSCTGGLTSLGPTAGPPQGEATGDGEGRLVSFAATSSPTRDNPKGASTVAPAARRPSLPDSAPISLAPPDMLAPSGSPGVWMEASTHHPTATTGREASAGEDFTAKQSDDGTDGQKLLLFYILGTVVAILFLLALALGLLVYRKRRAKREEKEKKPQSAADSYAWVPERAESRAMENPYSPTPGTDC is encoded by the exons ATGATGGCCGGCTCCACcggcctgctgctgctgctgctggtggtaCAGCCCTGGGCGGGGGCTGCCGCTGCCCAGGAGGCCGTGGTCTGCGCGGGGGCTGCCTGCTACACAGCCCACAGGGTCAAGCTGAGTGCGGACGACGCCCAGCTCCGCTGCAGCAAGAAAGGGGGCAACCTGGCCACGGTGAAGAGCGAGGAGGAGGCCCTGCACGTCCAGGGCGCCCTGGCCCAGCTCCTGCCACCGGGGGCGCCCCTGGCAGAGCGCATGGGCAGGTTCTGGATTGGGCTCCAGCGAGACAAGGGCAAGTGCCTGGACAGCAACCTGCCCCTGAAGGGCTTCAGCTGGGTGGGCGGCGGGGAGGACACGTCGTATACCAACTGGCACAAGGAGGCCAAGAACTCTTGCACCTCCAAGCGCTGTGTGTCCCTGATGCTGGACCTGTCCGCGCCGGCCCTGGCTAGCCGCCTTTCCAGGTGGACCGAGGGTCCATGCGGGAGCTCCAGGTTTTCTGGGAGCAGCATCGAGGGCTTTGTGTGCAAGTTCAGCTTCAAAGGCATGTGCCGGCCGCTGACCCTGGGGGGCCCGGGCCAGGTGAATTACACCACCCCCTTCCAGGCCACCAGCTCCTCCCTGCAGGCCGTGCCCTTCGCTTCCATGGCCAACGTGGCCTGTGGGGACGGGGACGAGAGCTGGCAGCATTACTTCCTGTGCAAGGAGAAGGCCCCCGATGTGTTTGACTGGGACAGCTCGGGGCCCCTCTGTGTCAGCCCCAAGTTCAGCTGCGACTTCAACAACGGAGGCTGCCAGCAGGACTGCTTCGAGGGTGGGGAAGGCTCCTTCCGCTGCGGCTGCCGGCCGGGGTTCCGGCTGCTGGACGACCTGGTCACCTGCGCCCCTCGGAACCCTTGCAGCTCCAGCCCGTGTGGAGGGGGGTCCACGTGCGTCCCTGGGCCCCTTGGGAAGGACTTCGTGTGCCACTGCCCCCCAGGCTACCGGCTAGACTCGACTCAGCAGGACTGCGTGGACATGGACGAGTGCCAGGGCGCTCCCTGTGCCCAGGAGTGTGTCAACGCTCTCGGGGGCTTCTGCTGCGAGTGCTGGGTGGGCTACGAGCCTGGTGGCCCCGGAGAGGGGGCCTGTGTGGATGTGGACGAGTGTGCCCCCAGCCACTCGCCCTGTGCCCAGGGCTGCACCAACACAGATGGGTCTTTCTACTGCTCCTGCGAGGAGGGCTACGTCCTGGCCAGGGAGGACGGCACCCGGTGCGTGGACGTGGACGAGTGTGCGGGCCCGCAGGGCGGCCTCTGTGACAGCCTGTGCTTCAACACGGAGGGGTCCTTCCGCTGTGGCTGCCTGCCAGGCTGGGAGCTGTCCCCCGATGGGGTCTCCTGCACTGGGGGCCTCACATCCCTAGGACCAACAGCTGGGCCTCCCCAAGGGGAGGCCACAGGAGACGGAGAGGGGAGGCTCGTGTCTTTTGCCGCAACGTCCAGTCCCACCAGGGACAACCCCAAGGGCGCCTCCACGGTGGCGCCAGCCGCCAGGAGACCCTCCCTCCCAGACAGCGCCCCCATCTCCCTTGCCCCACCTGACATGCTGGCCCCCAGTGGGTCCCCTGGTGTCTGGATGGAGGCCAGCACCCATCACCCCACGGCCACCACTGGCCGTGAGGCTTCCGCAGGTGAGGATTTCACCGCCAAGCAAAGCGACGATGGCACGGACGGGCAGAAGCTGCTCCTGTTCTACATCCTGGGCACTGTGGTGGCCATCCTGTTCCTGCTGGCTCTGGCTCTGGGGCTCCTGGTCTATCGCAAGCGCAgagccaagagggaggagaaggagaagaagccgCAGAGCGCAGCAGACAGCTACGCCTGGGTCCCTGAGCGAGCCGAGAGCAGGGCAATGGAGAACCCCTACAG TCCGACGCCAGGGACAGACTGTTGA